The Terriglobus tenax genome contains a region encoding:
- a CDS encoding ROK family transcriptional regulator, with translation MQRFRLTRHQSASNKTPRQINLSLVFNLIRTRQPISRAELSRISGLQRSTVSLIVEELISGGWIIEGEIGRLPRGRRPTFLQINDKRAVLALDIHPSQTTLGIVDLAGRVVSQSIVPLPDDARAAMNAIIKAVRRMVDTHPERSLDGIGICIPGRADLEQQKLIFAPNLHWPVLAVKQRMERATDLRVEMDNVANACALSEVWFGESDGMHDLVVVNVAEGIGTGIFANGQLLRGEEGMAGEFGHVQIDENGPACACGSNGCWEVTASNRAALRYYEEASGSRLASYDNLLHLAQNGDKHALTALQKAATYLGKGLRMIASGLAPSEIVIVGDITTVWQLVASCIDTEMRRNAFYRGPKLRPAFEGSLARLRSAVALVMNDRAL, from the coding sequence TTGCAACGATTCCGCCTTACGCGCCACCAGAGCGCATCGAATAAGACGCCACGGCAGATCAATCTCTCGCTGGTCTTCAACCTCATCCGCACGCGCCAGCCCATCTCTCGCGCGGAGCTGTCGCGCATCTCAGGCCTGCAGCGCAGCACTGTCTCACTCATCGTCGAGGAGCTGATCTCCGGCGGTTGGATCATCGAAGGCGAAATCGGACGCCTGCCCCGCGGACGCCGCCCAACCTTCCTGCAGATCAACGACAAGCGGGCCGTGCTCGCTCTCGACATTCATCCTTCGCAAACTACGCTGGGTATTGTTGATCTTGCAGGACGTGTCGTTTCGCAAAGCATCGTGCCGCTGCCCGACGACGCACGCGCCGCCATGAACGCCATCATCAAGGCCGTCCGTCGTATGGTCGACACGCATCCTGAGCGTTCGCTCGATGGTATTGGTATTTGCATTCCCGGCCGTGCCGATCTGGAGCAGCAGAAGCTCATCTTCGCGCCCAATCTGCATTGGCCTGTACTTGCCGTTAAGCAGCGCATGGAGCGCGCCACCGATCTTCGCGTCGAGATGGACAACGTCGCCAATGCCTGTGCCTTATCGGAAGTATGGTTCGGCGAGAGTGACGGCATGCATGACCTTGTCGTCGTTAACGTCGCCGAAGGCATCGGCACCGGTATCTTCGCCAACGGGCAGTTGCTTCGCGGGGAAGAGGGCATGGCGGGCGAGTTTGGTCACGTACAGATCGATGAGAACGGTCCTGCCTGCGCCTGCGGCAGCAATGGCTGCTGGGAGGTCACGGCCTCTAACCGTGCCGCCCTGCGCTATTACGAGGAAGCCAGCGGAAGCCGGCTTGCCTCCTACGACAACCTTCTCCACCTGGCGCAGAACGGCGACAAGCACGCGCTCACGGCCCTGCAAAAGGCAGCAACGTATCTAGGCAAAGGCCTGCGTATGATCGCCTCGGGACTTGCGCCCAGCGAGATCGTCATCGTCGGCGATATCACCACGGTCTGGCAACTGGTTGCCTCCTGCATTGACACCGAGATGCGCCGCAACGCCTTCTACCGGGGACCGAAGCTCCGTCCGGCGTTTGAGGGCAGCCTTGCGCGCCTGCGCAGCGCTGTGGCCCTGGTCATGAATGACCGCGCGCTCTAA